CGGGTGCATCAAATGTAGTCAAATGCATGAATAGTTCATTAGAATTGACATCAAGGATTGTATATGCAGTTTGCATCTGGACGTTAATGTCTGCTGGGAATCTAACCGGAGAAAATGTTTTACCATTAACAGACACATAAGCAGTCAATGACATATCTTCATTTAAAACCGCAACAACCATGTAGTTACCGCTGACCGCAAATCCGATTGCTCTTTCAAATATAGTCTTTGTACTTACAAACCGATCAGTGCTCGAAACAAGATTGCCGTAGATTTCGCCTGTGGATCTTTGCAGACAAATAACTTCTGCTAGGTCGATACTATTAAGGCTTGGTTCAAACACGCTGTCAGCAAAAATACAGTTTCTAGCCCCTGAAAGGATATCACTAAAAGATTGACCATTGTCTACTGTAATAGATGCATAAGAATCACAATTGTTCGAAGAGTCACAATTAATATTCGATATCAGTATGTATACTCTTggattatttttttcaaaaaccaTCGAATAAGAACTGTACCCTTGTGATTTATGAGGAGCATCCACCACAGAAAAGCTTCTTCCCCTGTCTTGAGAACCGAATATTAAGCCATTCTCTGTTATAAGGTACACAGAATCAGGCCAGAAgttattttgaatgatatAAAGAAATCTGTCGTCAGATAACAGATCAAAAGACTTTGAATCAAAGGAAATATAAGCTTTTCTAGAAGCAGTAATAACAAATAATGTTTCATCCTGAACTTCAGTGGACGTGATGTTTTTCTCCAAGTATTGATAATAAATAATGTCTTCCTCAAATGAAATTAGGTTGATATCAATAGCactttgcttctttttgtcATTCGCAACTCTACAGTCAAGTTTATAATCATTGGTATCTACCGCAAAACCACCTTCACACAGATTTCCTGGAATTTTTCGTCTCGATGAGATGGTTATAGAGCGGTCATTTTGATTATCACAAACAGAGGAAAGTAACACCAATTCTGGCTTACACTCACCATCATCCCCAGGTATAAATCCATAGTTACATTCATAATCATCTTCAGTACATTGACATGGAGTTTCAATCTTGTTCAAATCCTGATAGTTCCTATTGACAAAACATTTAGCATCTATCCTTCTTCTCATAAACTTCTCAGAATGACCAAAAACGCACACGGGCTGCTTAGAAACCGGATCCACTCTAGCATTCCATTCTTCCATTTGGTCTTCAGTACAGGTTTCAGAGAATGCGGTCGAGAAGTCAATAGAAAACAGAACACTTTTGGACGGCTCATCTATAGTTAATGCGTACAATAAGAAAGTCTTATCGGtattatcttcattgttGACAAAGTAGAGTGGAATGCATTTTTGGTCTAATTTAACCACATTCCACGTGTTGCCTTGATCAAGAGAGTAATTGATGTAATCAACAGCATGATCAATTTTGTTGTTAGTGAAATATTCCATTTTGGCAGGAACAGATACAATTACATTACCGACATCACCAAAAGCGAAAATGACTGGATAATCTAAAACCTTTTTCCAGGTTAAACCTCCATCTCTGGAAATGAAAGTTTTGAGGTTTTCAAACTTCAAATCGAGGTATTTGCCAACATTTCCAACACCAAGAATAATACCAGGAGTTTCACCTGTGACAAAATGTCCATCACCAGACCTTTGGGTGACCCATCCTAAGTGCAATGAACATTCTTCGTCATTACTACAGCTCTCCGAATCTGTAATATTTAATAAGCTCCATGTTTTCCCATCATCATAagttatttttgtttttgagtCAAGGTGATGAAGGATATCCCGTTTTTCGATGTGCGCCGCTATCCAAACACCATCTACGTTTTCAACCTTACTAACCAACGCCATGCCAAACCTATTCGATAATACATTCccaaatatttttttgaagtaAATGCCCTCGGAGTCAGACTTGTACATATCACCACTTTGAGATTGGCCACCATCAGATCCATATCTAGATATGTATAACGCATCTGAGCCAGAATCTAGTATACTGATCATACCATGTctattttcatcttcaaaatgtGCTTTTCTGAACTGCAGTCCATCTTTAGAAGTGTACAAAGATGGCGAATCATTTAGAAATCTGTCTGTAGTCATGAGTAACATAACCAGTGAATTCTCGACACGAATATAGATtacattattttcattaaagTTTGAATCATCCACAGTCAAAtaagttttgaaaaagtcaGTGGAAACAATGACTCTATCTTTCCTTACACCAAGTTCATTCGATTCACGGTCAATGCAAAGTATTGTTTCGTCTGCTCCTTCAGTGAAAAAAGGATTGATTTTCGTAAAAGTACACTCTCCTAAAAAATTGTCCCCCAAGGGAACAGGCGCCGTTTTTAGCCCATCAAGAGAATAAAACATCTTCTCAAAAATTGTATCGTTTTCCTGAACCAGACATTTAAAAAGCATCTGTTCCTTGTTGACGTAATTAATCTGAGCGTTAACCATCAAAACTCTGTCAAACGGTATATCAAAGTAGCCCCAAGTTTCACCCTTATCAAAAGTGTAGAACTGGCGTTTGGTTGGCGTGAACGCCATTGCCACATTAGGgaaataatcaaaagtttcaattCTAGCAAAATTGGACAATGGGTTAGAATCAATAGACTCCCAGTTTAGCTCCACTTTATTCCAAGTCTTACCCATGTCAcgagaaagaagaaggtcATTATTGGTTGAAGTAATGATGTTAGGACTATCTTCGAATTGGAAAGTATTAAACCAGTTAATTGTCATATCAAAAGCTGTAGATGTAATTTCAGGTGACCATTGTTGCACATCCTCAGCGCTTGCTACTGGCCCAAGTTGCACCAGAATGCAAGCTAGCCCCAGAAAAATTCTTGCCAACCAGTAGGTAACATCCATTTCTGTTCTTAGTGGCTATATATAATGGTGATATAGAAACAATTCCAGTAACAATGACTTCGTGAGATAATAAAATAGCGACCGCCCATTCAATTGAGACTTcagatttcaaaaaatacaacTTTACACCTTGTCCTGACTATTACCGAGCAACAAAATCATAGCTTACTTACGgtgacttttttttcctcaattaGTTCAACACATCAGGAGTCacaaaacttttgaaaaaaaagctcTTACATATACTGTTCTTGCACccattttgaattgatgaCATATTTAACTGTTTGACGCTATACCCTAATAATTTCAGAAATAAAATGTTTGGGAACCGTAAAACAACCactataaaaaaaatacatttGATTAGAATATAAGACCTATAAGAGTAAGAAGGGACCTTTATATCTGCAAATGTGGAAGATGTGTTTgctaaaaaaaagtgtCATCTAGCGGGCGGTTCAAATACTCATGTATAGTAAGGCACAACATCTCCCCTCTATACCCTACATCcattcaaatattttctaTTGGATTACTAACTGGGATGTAGCTgagacttttttttttttcgaaGAACTAAAAGTATGATAACTTAAGAACATGAACTATGATAAGTATGAAGCAACATTCATGTTCTTAAGTTATATATTTAGCTTCCATAGTAAAATAACTGACCTTACCTGCTTGGCAAGGACAGTGCTTGGAAATTTGAATCATAATTCGAATGAAGAAttagagaaattgataaaaatcTCCATAACACAGTAACTTTCTCCTACTTTGAAGGTTGAATACCTCTGTATTTCATAGGTATATCAAGTTCCTAATGgtatactatactatatGCAAACTAGGGTCAGTTAAAGAAAAGTATGATACAGTTGACTCCAGCACTTGTGCGTTATCAAGCGCCATATTAGTCAGTCAAATGCATTAGTTAAATCTTTACATTTTTGTAGTAACAACACCCTGCAAGGAAACGCTTTTTCCTATTACCCTAATACTACCATCTAGATCGCAGAGGTCGCCTGCTGATATACACTCCGCAAACATTTGCCTATCCGGAAATGGGACACGCACAATAGTTTCACTATCATTAATGGTGCCATTTGAAAGCACATCAAAATCTATAGCCTCTCCGAATACGCCTCTTAGTTGTTGtaaacatttcaaaatggatAGTTTCCATGTAGTTGGATCTGGGTGTACATTCTTGTATGATACACTGTAAAAGTTTATCCCGAAACTGTTAGTACTCAATGCCAATGCAAGCCTTCAGTTTGTGATATATATACGTACAACTCAAGCCGAAAATAATACCATTGGCTATTTCTCACTCTTAGCTGCCACTCACTCTCGTTCATGTTTTGTCAGCATATAACGTGGCCGTTTCAAAAGGGTAGTAATGTTTGTTCCGCAAAATCATTTTACGaaggaaaatcaaaacatttttttttcactttgaCAATTTTTATGCTACAGCCGCTTATACATATAGAATAAAAATAGAAGGATATACATAtaccaagaaaaaataaatgacaggttattcttcaaaaacacGATGGTGTTCTAGAACATTATCCTTAGTTACATTAAATGCAGCCTCAAAAATGGATGTTACTATCACATCCCATTCGAGAGTTATGAATCTTTGGGATGATTTCTCACAAACCTTAGTAAAATGTTCCCTGGTTCTAGACTCATTTGAGCcacaaatcaaaattgagaCATCAGATTTCCCCAATATTTTTACCGTTTTATTTGAAACAGCAACTTTAGAATTGTCTTTAAAGTTATTGAGTGTCTTTGCCCCATACGACTTGAGTATACTCTTCACCGCGTCAAAACCACCTGCTATACCGGAGGAGATGTTGAACTCAAAACCATCAAATAAACCTTCTCTGGATCTTTTCATGTAACCTACAGCTTCAACCATAGTAGTCCCGCTTTGGAAGAGCCTTTTTGAAACAACATCTTTTTCATAATTGATGTGCTGCCATATactatatttttcaatcttgGGAGCTATCGAGTTAAAGTCACCAATTTTTTTGACGCTATCAAGGGTACCCAAAACATCAgttaaaaataaaggtTCAATAAAATAGAGAGGATCATGAGAAAGTGCAGTTATAAACTTTTGAGTCCGTAATAAACTTGGTGCAATAATGCAGTTCAGATTTTTGGTAGGATTTTCTATGATTGTGAtgccaattttttttaattcttttttatcGGAAGAAGAGATGGATATATTCGAACCAGTTACTATCGCAACAATATCATAAGGTTTCGACTGTTGAGTGGATTTATTAGTagcttgtttttttcttagtGTCACAGTGAAATCTGTTTCAGCAGTTCTTTTCCCTTTACTAGTATCTTCAAGCACAATAGGTTCATCTGGAATTTCCCATATCTTTTGATCCAATCCAGTCGATTTGTTTTCAGGTTGgagtttttcaacatcttgTATATCTGTTAGTGCATTGTCTTCAATGCATGCTGGGACAGTatatttccttttgttttcagaTGTTGTGCGTGTCACAGTGTTCGatgtatttgaaaataaaggacCTCCcttattttctttagcATCTGATGTCTTGGTTTCTTCTGAGTCTTTTAGCAGAGTAAGCAATTGATCAACTTGTTTAGAAGTGTTCACTTCCGAATTAGCTGTTGCCACTTCGCCCTCTACGTTTGCATCATAGTTTGTACCACTTAAACATAGTGGTTCTTTCATACTAACTTGGGTTGTTAGCCCGCTGTCAATAACTTGAACTTCCCTATTAAGCACATCATCAGTTGGTATCACagcttttgaaaatccaTTAAATTTGCAATCACCTATGAACcgaatattttcatcaatccTAGGCAATTTTCCATATCCATCTTCATCTAGCAATTCCCAGTTCATGAAGCAGTCTTCAATCCACGTGTGGTTGACAACTTTTATGTTCCATAATTTAGcatattcatattttttgCCAACTGAGGAAGCTGCAATAAGGTGTGTTCCTGAtgctttcaaatttttgttACATTTGCCCCCCATACGTGTAATTAGCTCCTCAATGTAATACCTTGCATCTCCCGTATAATTCGTTATCGAAAAAAGCAAATGCTTCATACCTAGTATAGGTGTTTTAGGATGGGGAAAATAGAGTAATGAATCTTTGGAGAGGGTTGTAgacttttctttgaataatgCTAATAGGTAATCAAAAGACCGTTGCTTGATGGCCACATTTGCATCATAAAACCTAGTAATGATAAGCTCTGGGGCTTCCTCACATTCTAAGTTAGTGAATAAATCACTCAGATCACCAGCACATTTAAATTTTAAACCTTTTACAAATTCAGGTATATCTAtgttttgcttttttttcctactATCTAAACTATAGTCATCTTCGGAAAGTAGTTGGccaagaagaattgaatCAGTCACCCAATTTGGTGAAACTATATGAATGTTAACGCCTTCAGTGTTTACCTCGTTATATGCTTTTATCATTTTAGTGCTGTCATCACTTGAATCTAACGATATTAGGTGAGtcaatgttttctttagcTCATGAGAAAATGTACCACCAAAAGTCTTCACCGAGGCCTCCATAAAACATGCCAAATCGTCGTTTAAAGATGAAGTTGTAGCCAGGGAGACACatctgaagaaattccTCGGATCAGGAGAGAATGGTTTTGTAGATGCCAcgcttttctttttgacTGACAAATGCAACCATTCTGATGTAACAACAGGTATTAACAACTCATCTGTAAGGACTTTATACTGTGGGAAATCAATACTATTTGAGATAACATGGGTGTATTGAGCtagttcttttttgtttaacAACTGGACCGAATTAAAATCTTGAACATCAAACACCTCACTAATATCGTGCGGAATCAAAGGGTCTAAGATTGTCTTCAAACTTTCGATCTCTTTATGATCAAGACCTGTCTTGTCATTTTTGATGACTAACAATTTGATGTGATCAGCTAACGGTCTCCCCACTATTTTCATTGCCTAACCAactaaaaaagaaacaaactAGACACTATTCTTATTTTATGTGTAGACAACGCgttaaaattttcaaaatgatttctttgttttgaaacagtcatttttttctgtttagTCTTTATTAAACAGCTGAACTACCAAATATGCTTAAACGAGAGAGTAACGATGGACAATTTACAGCATCAAAGTTATTACAAAGTGCATATGAGTCTTCCAAACatgatttgaaagttgcagatttcaaaatcacaGATTTGGAAGAACTTCACTATATGCAACGTCGTAAAAGAACAGAGTTCGAGAATGCAATCCGTCGAAATAGGTTTAATTTTGGACAATGGATGCGATATGCTCAATTTGAGATTGACCAAAAGGATTATGCGAGAGCAAGATCGGTGTTTGAGCGTGCAATAGAAGTCGATTACAAAAATGTTCCACTCTGGATAAGATATATTCAATCGGAGATTAAGTTAAAAAACATTAATCATGCACGTAATTTGCTTGAACGTGCTATCAAGTTGCTTCCCCGGATAGACAAGTTTTGGTATCTGTACGTCACTATAGAGGAGAGTATAGGTAACGTTACAGCTGTTTCACATATATTTGATAAATGGCTGAACTGGAAACCTAATAAGGACGTGTGGCTACATTATCTAGAGTTCGAGGAAAGATATGAAGAAtacgaagaagaaagattgatatttgagaaatttgtTAAAGAGTTCAATGATTCTGACTCTTGGCTCAGGTGGGTACAATTTGAGAAAACCCATGGTGATGAGATCAATGTTGGTAATGTATTCAAGCTGGGAGTTAAATCACTGCATTCTGTCAATCGGTTAGATTCTCAGTTTCTTATAAGTTGGATCAGATTTCAATATTCATTGAAACAGGCTGATAACGTAAAACAGTTGTATGAGTTTGGTTATGATGCATTAAATAGAGAAGAAGCAAACAAGTTacaaaaatttgaaaccgatttccaaaaaaagtATGGTCTAGATAGTGCAAGTCTTGACCAACTTGTGTTGTTAAAGAGAAAAGTTACGtatgaagaaaaattagaGCAGGACAAGCAAGATTGGTCTACTTGGTGGTTGTATCTGTCTCTTTTAATAGACACTTTGAAAGTCccaaatgatgaagttattgaaaaattcaaagtcTGTATGTCTACACAACCACAAAGCTTTAAGGTAAGCGAATGGTGCGGATATTGGTACATATGCAAGCGATATTTACTATTTGTGGAGTTTGAGGTTGGTTCTGTTGATGATAGTCGTTCCATCTATTCTGAATTGATAAAGACTATACCACATAAAAACATGTTTCTGTTTGACTTCTGGAAAAACATTGCTGAATTTGAACTTAGAAATGGTGATTTGGCTCATATGAGGAAAGTTTTAGGTCAAGGTATTGGTTTCACCGAAAATGAAGAGATCATCAAATACTACATATCAATCGAGCTACGattaaaatattttgacaGAGCAAGGAAATTGTACAATAAACTGATTGAACTTTTTCCCGATAAGTATAAAAATTGGATagaatattttgattttgaagaaagtcTAGGTAATGAACTACgaagtttttcaattttagaaGTTGCAGTATTTGAGAACTTTTTGGATAATAAGGCCAAACTTAAATTAATCAGAAACACAATCGATAAAGTGACAGAGAATTATAATTTCAGACTTGCGAGGCGCCTCTTGGATTATAAGGTAACCATTGGGAACGTGAATGCTAAAATCGAACGAAGTCTGCTTGAACTGAAAATCCCAAGTGAGGATCAAATAAGGGAATATGGAAGTAATGCGGAGGTGGAATTTACAATTGACGAGAGTGTTAAAAACAGGGTCAGAAAAGAGTATGAACGGTTTTTGAGTGGGCTGAAGGAAAATGCACATGATCGGATAGTTATGCTTGAATCTCTCAAAAGGTTCGAACAGGAATATGGCGACGAGGAGAAAGTGAAGCAAGTTGAAGCCAGACTTCCAAGGATAATCAGAAGAGTCAAAGACGGTGAAGATTGCAAGGAAGAGATCATAGAGTATATTTTCCCAGAAGATGAGAATGAAATTCAACAGCAAGTCGAGGAGTTTAAAAATGCATTTTTACAAGACgaacaagaagatgaagaagaagtagaTGAAGGAGGCAGAAAGGACGACGTCGAAGATGGGGACGAAgacgaagatgaagaaggaggagaaagagatgaagaagagaatcAAAGCCGAATAGAAAGAAGGGAAAcgaaagagagaaagtcCTTCAGATCCCGTTTTGAATCCAGTTCTGAAGATGAAGCATGAGACTATCAGTTATTCAAGTAGTTCAGTTAATTCGGGGCCTAGCTTAACTTGCCAGTTAAATAAGGAAGGGCatcaaaaatacaatacGTGGAAACAATAGAGTAGGTTTATACATTTATAGCTTAGCAAGTAGTTTCTCCTTTAACAAATCAGGATACATGTCTGTTGTATTGAAATTGCCCATATGCCAAAACCCGCCATCTACAACCACGATTGAACCAGTGATCCAATCTGCTGCTGGACTAAATAGGAAGACAGTGGCATTGGCAATATCCCTTGTCTCTCCTAACCGTTGCAACGGAATCTTTGACTggaattttcttttatttggGACCAACTTATTGAAGCCCTCTGTTCCACCAATAGGTCCTGGGGCAATGCAATTGCACCTAATTCCCAAAGGACCAAACTCAACAGCCAAAGCATTGGACAATGCATCTATACCTGCCTTTGCAGCCCCCACGTGAGATTGAAAGGGAACACCATAATAATGCAACGTGGCCGACACAAAAATTACAGAGCCCTTATTAGCAACCAACTCCTTATAACACGCCTTGACAGTATTGAAGGAACCAATGAGGTCAATATCAACCACCGATTTGAATGCATTGGCGGACATGTGATTAAAATCAGAGAGGAAATTCCCCGCTGCCCCACAAAtgacaaaatcaattcGGCCTAGTTGTTCAACTGTTCTATCCGCAACACCCTTCATGGACTCTATACTTCTGACATCACAATCGCCAATTCCAATGACCTTCGAACCAGTACTTAAACCTTCCAATATTTTGACCACTTGGCCAACTTGTCGGGTGTCTCTACCAACAATAGAGACATCGCATCCCAACTTCATAAGGGCTGCAGCCTGTTGTCTACATATTGTGCCCGACCCACCTGTAATAAGAGCCACTTTTCCTTTAAAGAGGCCTTCCCTCCATACGTTGGTATAGTTGTAGTTTTGCATCTTGTTATTCTCtgaatgaagaaaaaaaagaaaaaaaagaaaaacacaaaaacacaaaaacacaaaaacacaaaaacacaaaaacaCAACAACACTGTATTGTAATTCACACTCGGGGCCTTTTATCAGGTTCTCCCATATTACCACCACCGTTATTACATttattgtttctttgaatattgcGTCCTCCATTCAAGTCATGTTCATTGGCATGATCAGCATCACTACTATTAAAACCACCacaatcaacaacatcatcaacatcatcaacatctcCCAACCCCCGTTTCAGTGTTGCGCCGAGCCCCACACTTTGATTGCCGCGCTTGTTTTCTGCCGAGCCCCGCAGGGTGTTCTTCGCCACCTTGAAATTTGAGGGGAGACACTCAGAGAGGGCAAGACACGCTGCAGAGACAAGGGTATTTTCCCCACGCTCGGTGGTTTCCACAAGGAGTTTCAACGCTGAACGGAGTAGCTCCTTATCTTGGATGTGACGCATGTAATGGGGGTTGTTCAACATGACAATGTGACGCATACAACGTACACCACTGAGACGTGTTTGCATTTTTAGGGAGGATTGGCCAATGAGTGAGTCAACTCCATAGAGTAGGTTGTTATCTATAATGAAGGATCTACTATAATCAGAATCATGGATTCGTGCAATGTGAGAGAGTAATTCAACGTTATGTTCGAGTTTGAGCATATACGATCGTTTCTGTGTGCATTCTTGTAGATATTTGATATCCCGTACTACCCGTAAAAGAGGTGTGAATAGTTTATATGCATATGCACGGTTATCATAAAACACCTCGTAGAATGATTCGTCAATTATAGTAGAATCGCCAGGGTCAATAAGGAGTTTTATTGCTTCGTATGTCTGTGTTTGTAACCCAATATCCTCATTCCCGAGATGTATGTCAATCAGCGTTTCCATTAGCGGATTATTGTAGCATGTCGGATCCTTCAATAAGAAAAGATCATGTTCTATCATCATAGACATGACTTGCGTTATGAGCTTGACGTTATCCTCATCTGTACTCTTCATTGCATAGTCAATCAGTCGTGACAGACCCTTGGTAATCAGAagtttaaaaaaatcacttCTTTGGTGTCCTTGTAAGGATTTACTCATATTGACTAATTGGTTTAGTAATTTTATTCCGTCATTTTTTAATTTAAGATCACTTTGGTTATCGTTGTACATTTGCAGATAATCATCGAAGAACCTCTCTTCTTTCATGAGAGATTCCAATGCCTTACATTCTCGATCTTGAATCATCATGCTGATACAACCGTACCCGCAATCATCTATTAATTTCGTTAAAACAACATCtctcaaaaatttcaattcGGAAATCTCCCTTATTGTTTTACTTATATtgacatcttcaactttaacAACAACTTTTTCCCTGACGTTACCTTCGTAATACTCTCTCCAGTTCATCTTCAATCCAGGGTACTCAGGTTCGTACTCTAAGATGCCAATAATATTATTTAATATCCCTTCTTGAATaaacatttcaaagaaatcaatttcattggCAAAGACTAACGTCTTGACAATATCAGTTAAACAATAAATGTCACTAAGaagtttctctttctcaCACTTTTGAAAGACTCTGCATAACTCACGCAACCAATCTGAATTAATTTGAGTCATCACCCTATTTCGAAACTGCGCCATTGTTA
The window above is part of the Pichia kudriavzevii chromosome 1, complete sequence genome. Proteins encoded here:
- a CDS encoding uncharacterized protein (PKUD0A11050; similar to Saccharomyces cerevisiae YBL018C (POP8); ancestral locus Anc_8.164), with the protein product MNESEWQLRVRNSQWYYFRLEFVSYKNVHPDPTTWKLSILKCLQQLRGVFGEAIDFDVLSNGTINDSETIVRVPFPDRQMFAECISAGDLCDLDGSIRVIGKSVSLQGVVTTKM
- a CDS encoding uncharacterized protein (PKUD0A11070; similar to Saccharomyces cerevisiae YLR117C (CLF1); ancestral locus Anc_8.310), whose product is MLKRESNDGQFTASKLLQSAYESSKHDLKVADFKITDLEELHYMQRRKRTEFENAIRRNRFNFGQWMRYAQFEIDQKDYARARSVFERAIEVDYKNVPLWIRYIQSEIKLKNINHARNLLERAIKLLPRIDKFWYLYVTIEESIGNVTAVSHIFDKWLNWKPNKDVWLHYLEFEERYEEYEEERLIFEKFVKEFNDSDSWLRWVQFEKTHGDEINVGNVFKLGVKSLHSVNRLDSQFLISWIRFQYSLKQADNVKQLYEFGYDALNREEANKLQKFETDFQKKYGLDSASLDQLVLLKRKVTYEEKLEQDKQDWSTWWLYLSLLIDTLKVPNDEVIEKFKVCMSTQPQSFKVSEWCGYWYICKRYLLFVEFEVGSVDDSRSIYSELIKTIPHKNMFLFDFWKNIAEFELRNGDLAHMRKVLGQGIGFTENEEIIKYYISIELRLKYFDRARKLYNKLIELFPDKYKNWIEYFDFEESLGNELRSFSILEVAVFENFLDNKAKLKLIRNTIDKVTENYNFRLARRLLDYKVTIGNVNAKIERSLLELKIPSEDQIREYGSNAEVEFTIDESVKNRVRKEYERFLSGLKENAHDRIVMLESLKRFEQEYGDEEKVKQVEARLPRIIRRVKDGEDCKEEIIEYIFPEDENEIQQQVEEFKNAFLQDEQEDEEEVDEGGRKDDVEDGDEDEDEEGGERDEEENQSRIERRETKERKSFRSRFESSSEDEA
- a CDS encoding uncharacterized protein (PKUD0A11040; similar to Saccharomyces cerevisiae YBL017C (PEP1); ancestral locus Anc_8.163), encoding MDVTYWLARIFLGLACILVQLGPVASAEDVQQWSPEITSTAFDMTINWFNTFQFEDSPNIITSTNNDLLLSRDMGKTWNKVELNWESIDSNPLSNFARIETFDYFPNVAMAFTPTKRQFYTFDKGETWGYFDIPFDRVLMVNAQINYVNKEQMLFKCLVQENDTIFEKMFYSLDGLKTAPVPLGDNFLGECTFTKINPFFTEGADETILCIDRESNELGVRKDRVIVSTDFFKTYLTVDDSNFNENNVIYIRVENSLVMLLMTTDRFLNDSPSLYTSKDGLQFRKAHFEDENRHGMISILDSGSDALYISRYGSDGGQSQSGDMYKSDSEGIYFKKIFGNVLSNRFGMALVSKVENVDGVWIAAHIEKRDILHHLDSKTKITYDDGKTWSLLNITDSESCSNDEECSLHLGWVTQRSGDGHFVTGETPGIILGVGNVGKYLDLKFENLKTFISRDGGLTWKKVLDYPVIFAFGDVGNVIVSVPAKMEYFTNNKIDHAVDYINYSLDQGNTWNVVKLDQKCIPLYFVNNEDNTDKTFLLYALTIDEPSKSVLFSIDFSTAFSETCTEDQMEEWNARVDPVSKQPVCVFGHSEKFMRRRIDAKCFVNRNYQDLNKIETPCQCTEDDYECNYGFIPGDDGECKPELVLLSSVCDNQNDRSITISSRRKIPGNLCEGGFAVDTNDYKLDCRVANDKKKQSAIDINLISFEEDIIYYQYLEKNITSTEVQDETLFVITASRKAYISFDSKSFDLLSDDRFLYIIQNNFWPDSVYLITENGLIFGSQDRGRSFSVVDAPHKSQGYSSYSMVFEKNNPRVYILISNINCDSSNNCDSYASITVDNGQSFSDILSGARNCIFADSVFEPSLNSIDLAEVICLQRSTGEIYGNLVSSTDRFVSTKTIFERAIGFAVSGNYMVVAVLNEDMSLTAYVSVNGKTFSPVRFPADINVQMQTAYTILDVNSNELFMHLTTFDAPGSEFGALLKANYNGTLFTTAINYVNRNKDAFVDYESVPTLEGISIVNVIMNPEEVKNGEQKKLVSKISYNDAATWYLLPPPIKDSEGKKLNCKGCSLHLHSYTERLDPARDTFSSASALGLMFGLGNVGNYLNANHGNDPNLVSLFFTADSGLTWREVAKGPHIWEFGDQGSILVIVETGKEVNNFKYSLDFGNSWIDYVFSENKYLVEDIATVPSDNSLKFILVVKDKGTSNSIFSVDFTNIYDRQCDFPVDFRKSLGDDYEYFVPQHLGSVDKCLFGHEKRYVRRKPDAKCFVGKSPLYEGTYINKNCECTREDYECDFNFELHIDGTCKLVKGLETRKGDEVCLDGSANEWWEATGYRKIPASTCEGGLVLDKWKVHACPGKKLERNGIGAWAMFWIMFVPFLAFAAALIIVYERGIRRNGGFGRLGEIRLDEGDNLQLIEENNVDKVVNAVIKFGVFSFQLMGKSFSFFTKILDRIRGRDSSYQHIGGMGAFFNDMVDDSHSLFDDLDNDEDAREIESFMNSANHDEFHDGSNNEFDDPIQNNFSESNEGYKDGGDEPPSGEASNSEFRLSEDEHE
- a CDS encoding uncharacterized protein (PKUD0A11060; similar to Saccharomyces cerevisiae YHR154W (RTT107); ancestral locus Anc_5.94), which gives rise to MKIVGRPLADHIKLLVIKNDKTGLDHKEIESLKTILDPLIPHDISEVFDVQDFNSVQLLNKKELAQYTHVISNSIDFPQYKVLTDELLIPVVTSEWLHLSVKKKSVASTKPFSPDPRNFFRCVSLATTSSLNDDLACFMEASVKTFGGTFSHELKKTLTHLISLDSSDDSTKMIKAYNEVNTEGVNIHIVSPNWVTDSILLGQLLSEDDYSLDSRKKKQNIDIPEFVKGLKFKCAGDLSDLFTNLECEEAPELIITRFYDANVAIKQRSFDYLLALFKEKSTTLSKDSLLYFPHPKTPILGMKHLLFSITNYTGDARYYIEELITRMGGKCNKNLKASGTHLIAASSVGKKYEYAKLWNIKVVNHTWIEDCFMNWELLDEDGYGKLPRIDENIRFIGDCKFNGFSKAVIPTDDVLNREVQVIDSGLTTQVSMKEPLCLSGTNYDANVEGEVATANSEVNTSKQVDQLLTLLKDSEETKTSDAKENKGGPLFSNTSNTVTRTTSENKRKYTVPACIEDNALTDIQDVEKLQPENKSTGLDQKIWEIPDEPIVLEDTSKGKRTAETDFTVTLRKKQATNKSTQQSKPYDIVAIVTGSNISISSSDKKELKKIGITIIENPTKNLNCIIAPSLLRTQKFITALSHDPLYFIEPLFLTDVLGTLDSVKKIGDFNSIAPKIEKYSIWQHINYEKDVVSKRLFQSGTTMVEAVGYMKRSREGLFDGFEFNISSGIAGGFDAVKSILKSYGAKTLNNFKDNSKVAVSNKTVKILGKSDVSILICGSNESRTREHFTKVCEKSSQRFITLEWDVIVTSIFEAAFNVTKDNVLEHHRVFEE